Proteins from a genomic interval of Pseudodesulfovibrio nedwellii:
- a CDS encoding nitroreductase family protein: MSPPIADRGKVHYMAMSRLTNEVHMQFRELMVQNRTRRKFDESRPVDIQILVDLVELTRFIPSGKNMQPLKYIAVADKVQCDAIFPLLGWAGYLKDWKGPADGERPTGYIVVMLDRNLADTPGCDHGIASQSIMLGAVEKGLGGCIIGTVNRKKLSRMLDLSENFDILLVLALGVPAQDVVVESLPSDGSIQYWSGNDGKHHVPKRGLDDLLVGCYPEKK; the protein is encoded by the coding sequence ATGAGTCCTCCCATTGCGGACCGGGGCAAAGTGCATTACATGGCTATGAGTCGTCTAACGAACGAGGTTCATATGCAGTTCAGGGAATTGATGGTACAGAACAGGACGCGGCGAAAATTCGACGAATCACGTCCTGTGGATATACAGATATTGGTCGATTTGGTTGAATTGACTCGATTCATCCCATCAGGCAAGAACATGCAGCCGTTGAAGTACATTGCTGTAGCAGATAAAGTACAGTGTGACGCCATTTTCCCGCTGCTGGGGTGGGCTGGCTATCTTAAGGACTGGAAAGGTCCGGCAGATGGTGAACGGCCAACTGGGTACATTGTTGTGATGCTCGATAGGAATCTGGCGGATACCCCTGGTTGCGATCATGGTATTGCCAGTCAGTCCATTATGCTGGGAGCTGTGGAAAAGGGGCTTGGCGGGTGCATTATCGGGACGGTAAATAGAAAGAAACTGTCTCGGATGCTCGACCTGTCGGAAAATTTTGATATACTTCTGGTGTTGGCGCTTGGTGTGCCAGCCCAGGATGTCGTGGTGGAATCGCTTCCATCCGACGGAAGTATACAGTATTGGAGTGGGAACGATGGCAAGCATCATGTGCCCAAACGTGGGCTGGATGATTTGCTTGTTGGGTGTTACCCGGAAAAAAAATAA
- a CDS encoding phenylacetate--CoA ligase family protein codes for MIYDVKNETLPREDLEKIQLRRLQALCERVYANVPFYKKKFDEKGVKPQDIKSLKDLTLLPFTVKQDLRDQYPFGLFSVPKDQIVRIHSSSGTTGTATVVGYTKRDIKNWGELMARSFMAAGASASDTVHNAYGYGLFTGGLGAHYGAEALGATVVPISGGATRRQVTLLKDFSPDVICCTPSYALFLAETGEEMGIDIKKLPLRIGIFGAEPWTNEMRLEIEKKLGIKAIDIYGLSEIMGPGVAIECLEAQDGLHIQEDHFLAETINPETGEPVAPGEEGELVFTTLTKEGIPLIRYRTRDLTTLNTTPCKCGRTTARMKRVTGRSDDMLIIRGVNVFPSQIESILIETEGLTPHYQLIVDRKGNLDTLEVQVEVNESIFSDEIKNLQRVESKVMKNIKEFLGVTAKVKLVSPKEIERSVGKAKRIIDKRKEG; via the coding sequence ATGATTTACGATGTAAAAAATGAAACCCTGCCCAGGGAGGATCTGGAAAAAATCCAGCTCCGAAGGCTCCAGGCTCTCTGTGAACGAGTATATGCCAATGTCCCGTTCTATAAGAAAAAATTCGATGAAAAAGGCGTCAAGCCTCAGGACATCAAAAGCCTGAAAGACCTCACCCTGCTCCCGTTCACCGTCAAGCAGGATCTTCGCGACCAATATCCCTTCGGCCTCTTCTCTGTCCCCAAGGACCAAATCGTCCGCATCCACTCTTCATCCGGCACTACCGGCACCGCCACTGTAGTCGGCTACACCAAGCGTGACATCAAGAACTGGGGCGAACTCATGGCCCGTTCCTTCATGGCAGCGGGTGCGTCGGCCAGCGACACCGTACACAACGCATATGGCTACGGCTTGTTCACAGGCGGCCTTGGTGCGCACTACGGCGCAGAAGCCTTGGGAGCAACAGTCGTTCCCATTTCCGGCGGTGCCACACGCAGACAGGTCACGCTGCTCAAAGATTTCTCACCGGACGTCATCTGTTGCACACCGTCATATGCTCTGTTCCTTGCTGAGACAGGCGAAGAAATGGGCATCGATATCAAAAAACTCCCCTTGCGCATCGGTATTTTCGGTGCTGAGCCATGGACCAACGAAATGCGTCTCGAAATCGAGAAAAAACTCGGTATCAAAGCCATCGACATCTACGGCCTGTCTGAAATTATGGGACCGGGTGTTGCCATCGAATGTCTTGAAGCTCAAGATGGTCTGCACATTCAGGAAGATCACTTTCTTGCGGAAACGATCAACCCCGAAACTGGCGAGCCTGTAGCCCCCGGTGAGGAAGGCGAGTTGGTCTTCACGACACTGACCAAGGAAGGCATTCCGCTCATCCGTTATCGGACACGCGACCTGACCACTTTGAACACCACCCCCTGCAAATGTGGTCGCACCACTGCCCGCATGAAGCGTGTAACAGGTCGTTCCGACGATATGCTCATCATCCGCGGCGTCAATGTCTTCCCGTCTCAAATCGAATCCATTCTCATTGAAACTGAAGGATTAACACCGCACTACCAGCTCATTGTTGACCGCAAGGGCAACCTTGATACTCTGGAAGTTCAGGTGGAAGTCAACGAGTCCATTTTCTCCGATGAGATTAAGAATTTACAACGCGTCGAATCAAAGGTAATGAAAAACATTAAAGAATTCCTCGGCGTCACCGCCAAGGTCAAATTGGTCAGCCCCAAGGAAATTGAACGTTCCGTGGGTAAGGCCAAGCGCATCATTGACAAGAGAAAAGAAGGCTAA
- a CDS encoding DMT family transporter, protein MNNRKKALIFGLVTVGIWSTVASAFKIALTRLDPLQLLLMACATSIVALTGIMVFQGKLHELTRMPRREMIRSALLGVLNPFLYYVILFKAYDLLPAQEAQPINYTWAITLSLLSIPLLGQKMSGKDMAAIFLSYFGVVVISTHGNPFSLEFSNLTGVGLALASTVIWALYWIFNTRSKADPIAGLLLGFLCGFPLIIIATLVFSELPTLDMTSALSAAYVGFFEMGITFALWLTAMKYAATPDGEGTARIANLIFLSPFLSLIFIHFLVGEEILPATIAGLGFIVAGNILMQYKKNTQNENA, encoded by the coding sequence GTGAACAACAGAAAAAAAGCACTGATATTCGGATTGGTCACGGTGGGCATCTGGTCCACCGTGGCCTCTGCCTTCAAAATCGCTCTGACCAGACTGGACCCGCTCCAACTTCTACTCATGGCCTGTGCCACCTCCATTGTCGCACTCACCGGAATCATGGTGTTTCAGGGCAAACTCCATGAACTGACACGAATGCCACGCCGCGAAATGATTCGTTCAGCCCTGCTTGGCGTACTAAATCCATTCCTTTACTACGTCATCCTGTTCAAGGCATACGACCTACTTCCGGCGCAAGAGGCACAACCCATCAATTATACTTGGGCCATCACTCTATCATTGCTCTCCATCCCTTTGCTAGGTCAGAAAATGTCAGGCAAAGATATGGCCGCTATTTTTCTGAGCTATTTCGGCGTGGTGGTCATCTCCACTCATGGCAACCCGTTCTCTCTTGAATTCTCCAACCTCACAGGTGTCGGACTTGCTCTGGCAAGCACTGTCATATGGGCACTTTACTGGATATTCAACACCCGGAGCAAAGCTGATCCTATAGCTGGATTACTCCTCGGTTTTCTCTGTGGTTTCCCGCTCATCATTATAGCAACACTTGTTTTCTCAGAGTTGCCGACTTTGGACATGACATCAGCACTATCCGCAGCTTATGTCGGATTCTTCGAAATGGGCATCACCTTCGCCCTTTGGCTCACGGCCATGAAATACGCAGCGACACCTGATGGTGAAGGCACCGCCCGTATTGCAAACCTCATATTTCTCTCCCCATTCCTCTCGCTTATCTTCATCCACTTTCTGGTGGGCGAAGAAATCCTGCCCGCAACAATCGCCGGACTCGGCTTTATCGTCGCTGGCAACATCCTCATGCAATACAAAAAGAATACTCAGAATGAAAACGCCTAA
- a CDS encoding MBL fold metallo-hydrolase RNA specificity domain-containing protein: MKITFMGAARTVSGSCYILECGNKRFAVDCGLHQGNKEIEKRNWNFDQYDAKELDFILITHAHIDHTGLLPALVSKGFKSPIYCTAPTRDLLEIMLLDSAHIQEMEAEWANRKRLRTGGQPVRPLYSIVDAENTIPLFATVDYSQTFEPAPGIKVTYMNAGHILGSAFIEIEYEQDGKKTKAVFSGDLGRPEQLIVEDPSGVDCADYLFLESTYGNRNHKDEAGSLEELAEAIAYSYKNGEKVVIPAFAVERSQQIIYSLFLLKKQGKLPDDMPVYLDSPLAIRATEIFRKHPEFFDKETQELLENGENPLDLPNLKFTESREQSQAINETRGPAVIISASGMANAGRIKHHLRHNLWRPGASVIFVGWQGVGTPGRKIVGGAKKIRIFGEEVAINAKVFTINGFSGHAGQDELMDWLGTMKGKSVKVILVHGEAEVQKEFGALITEKFGFEVHIPEYMEELELEPGVELQPVVDMDIARPRVDWNFLLADSEKLYAELRERVKNVEDRPWVDQSELRDRLLDINRNIVALVSEM; this comes from the coding sequence ATGAAAATTACATTCATGGGCGCAGCCCGTACCGTCAGTGGCTCCTGTTATATTCTCGAATGTGGCAACAAGCGGTTTGCCGTTGATTGTGGCCTTCATCAGGGTAATAAGGAAATCGAGAAGCGGAACTGGAATTTTGATCAGTATGACGCTAAAGAGCTTGATTTCATATTGATTACCCATGCTCATATTGACCATACCGGCTTGTTACCGGCTCTGGTTTCCAAAGGTTTTAAAAGCCCCATCTATTGCACCGCTCCGACACGAGATCTGTTGGAGATCATGTTGCTTGACAGCGCACATATTCAGGAAATGGAAGCGGAGTGGGCCAATCGCAAGCGATTACGGACTGGTGGACAGCCCGTGCGGCCTTTGTATTCCATTGTCGATGCTGAAAATACCATCCCGTTATTTGCAACAGTTGATTATTCCCAGACGTTTGAGCCAGCTCCAGGTATCAAAGTAACCTATATGAATGCAGGACATATCCTTGGTTCTGCTTTTATCGAAATAGAATATGAGCAGGACGGCAAAAAAACCAAGGCGGTTTTTTCTGGTGACTTGGGGCGACCTGAGCAACTTATCGTCGAGGACCCCAGTGGTGTGGATTGTGCGGATTATCTGTTTCTTGAATCAACGTATGGCAATCGTAATCACAAAGATGAGGCGGGGAGTCTGGAGGAATTGGCTGAAGCCATTGCCTACAGTTATAAAAATGGTGAGAAAGTCGTTATTCCGGCGTTTGCCGTGGAGCGGTCACAGCAGATTATATACAGTCTTTTTCTGTTGAAGAAACAGGGAAAGTTGCCGGACGATATGCCTGTATATCTGGATAGCCCGTTGGCTATTCGCGCTACGGAGATCTTTCGCAAGCATCCTGAATTTTTTGATAAAGAAACGCAGGAACTTCTTGAAAATGGTGAGAACCCACTCGATTTGCCGAACTTGAAGTTTACTGAGAGTCGTGAACAGTCTCAGGCCATCAACGAGACTCGTGGTCCGGCTGTTATTATTTCAGCCAGTGGAATGGCCAATGCCGGACGCATTAAGCATCATTTGCGGCATAATTTGTGGCGTCCCGGTGCAAGCGTTATTTTTGTGGGATGGCAGGGCGTTGGTACTCCTGGACGGAAAATTGTGGGTGGCGCCAAGAAAATCCGTATTTTTGGTGAAGAAGTGGCTATCAATGCCAAGGTGTTTACCATTAATGGATTTTCCGGGCATGCCGGACAGGATGAACTCATGGACTGGCTCGGCACTATGAAGGGTAAGTCGGTGAAGGTTATTCTGGTACACGGCGAAGCTGAAGTGCAGAAAGAATTTGGTGCATTGATTACTGAAAAATTTGGTTTTGAAGTGCATATCCCTGAATATATGGAAGAACTCGAATTGGAACCCGGTGTGGAGTTGCAGCCCGTGGTGGATATGGATATTGCCAGACCCCGCGTGGATTGGAATTTTCTCCTTGCCGATTCCGAAAAGCTGTATGCGGAACTTCGGGAGCGCGTGAAGAATGTGGAAGATCGGCCATGGGTCGATCAGTCGGAGTTGCGCGACAGGCTGCTTGATATTAATCGCAACATTGTTGCACTGGTCTCGGAAATGTAA
- the rsfS gene encoding ribosome silencing factor, with protein sequence MLNKEKKFQEMASEDKARIVAEWLDEKQGENVVIMDVSKMSSVTDMTLVVSARGVKHAKALAEYILDKAAEDNIEFLSMEGQKTGEWVLVDLNDVLVHIFLEELRGFYNIEGMWNGAPKIQI encoded by the coding sequence TTGTTGAACAAAGAAAAGAAGTTCCAGGAAATGGCGAGTGAAGACAAGGCCCGGATCGTCGCTGAATGGCTTGATGAAAAGCAGGGCGAGAATGTCGTTATCATGGATGTCTCAAAAATGAGTTCGGTCACTGATATGACCTTGGTTGTTTCTGCCCGTGGCGTGAAGCATGCCAAAGCTCTGGCAGAGTATATTCTGGATAAGGCTGCTGAGGACAATATCGAGTTTTTGAGCATGGAAGGACAGAAAACCGGTGAATGGGTTCTGGTTGATCTGAATGATGTGCTGGTTCATATCTTTCTTGAGGAACTCCGTGGGTTCTACAATATCGAAGGTATGTGGAACGGAGCCCCAAAAATTCAAATTTAG
- the gpmI gene encoding 2,3-bisphosphoglycerate-independent phosphoglycerate mutase, which translates to MAEPKKTLLLILDGWGIAPEGAENCVRNAATPHLDTLLAKYPNTRLTCSGRAVGLPDGFMGNSEVGHMNIGGGRIIYQDMTRIDLSIENGSFFDNATLKDLMAKIKAGTGRLHLMGLVSDGGVHSHQNHIYAVLKMAKEQGVSEVFIHAFMDGRDTSPTSGVVFVRQLMEKMEDIGIGHVATVSGRYWAMDRDKRFERNEFAYKALVLGEGGAMADPLSGIQASYDAGETDEFIKPSIIDGVNGQIGDGDGVFFFNFRADRARQISRALFDKDFSEFPRASVPEMAEFATMTQYESSFPMPTAFPPESYSGTLGEVASGKGMKQLRIAETEKYAHVTYFLNCGREDPFPNEDRVMIPSPREVATYDQKPQMSADEVADTLIGKFSDYDLCVCNLANLDMVGHTGIIDAAKQACVTVDACVGRIVDTVLAAGGRILLTADHGNAEKLVADDGSPHTAHTTNPVPLVYIEKGCEGAELEEGILGDLAPTILGLWGIEQPAEMTGKNLVKKRK; encoded by the coding sequence ATGGCCGAACCGAAGAAAACACTTCTGTTGATTCTGGACGGATGGGGCATTGCTCCTGAAGGCGCAGAGAACTGCGTCCGTAACGCCGCAACGCCACATTTGGATACTCTTCTGGCCAAATATCCCAATACCCGGTTGACTTGTTCAGGCCGTGCCGTGGGGTTGCCTGATGGATTCATGGGCAACTCCGAAGTTGGTCATATGAACATTGGTGGTGGTCGTATTATCTATCAGGATATGACCCGTATCGATTTGTCCATTGAGAACGGTAGCTTTTTCGACAATGCGACGCTCAAGGACCTGATGGCGAAAATTAAGGCCGGGACCGGGCGACTTCATCTTATGGGGTTGGTTTCCGATGGGGGTGTTCATAGCCATCAGAATCATATTTACGCCGTGCTCAAGATGGCCAAAGAGCAAGGGGTGTCTGAGGTCTTTATTCACGCCTTCATGGATGGTCGCGATACTTCGCCCACCAGTGGGGTTGTTTTTGTGCGCCAGTTAATGGAGAAGATGGAAGATATTGGTATCGGCCATGTGGCAACTGTTAGCGGGCGGTATTGGGCCATGGACCGTGATAAACGGTTTGAGCGTAATGAGTTTGCCTATAAGGCGTTGGTCTTAGGCGAAGGTGGTGCCATGGCTGATCCGCTTTCTGGTATTCAGGCATCGTATGATGCGGGTGAAACCGATGAGTTTATCAAGCCGAGCATTATTGATGGCGTGAATGGACAGATCGGTGATGGAGACGGCGTGTTTTTCTTCAATTTCCGTGCTGACCGTGCGCGGCAGATTAGTCGTGCGTTGTTTGACAAGGATTTTTCTGAGTTTCCGCGTGCCTCCGTTCCTGAGATGGCTGAATTTGCCACCATGACACAGTATGAATCTTCCTTCCCCATGCCCACGGCGTTCCCGCCTGAAAGTTATAGTGGAACTTTGGGAGAAGTTGCTTCTGGTAAGGGAATGAAGCAATTGCGTATTGCTGAGACAGAGAAGTACGCCCATGTAACCTATTTTCTTAATTGCGGCCGTGAAGATCCATTTCCGAACGAAGATCGTGTCATGATCCCTTCGCCGCGTGAGGTCGCTACATACGATCAGAAACCGCAGATGAGTGCTGATGAAGTCGCTGATACGCTCATAGGCAAGTTCTCTGATTATGATTTGTGTGTTTGTAATCTCGCTAATCTCGATATGGTGGGGCATACCGGAATTATTGACGCAGCCAAGCAGGCTTGCGTCACTGTCGATGCTTGTGTCGGACGGATTGTGGATACGGTTTTGGCAGCTGGTGGTCGTATTCTTTTGACTGCGGACCACGGTAATGCCGAGAAATTAGTTGCTGATGACGGCAGTCCGCATACGGCGCATACAACCAACCCCGTTCCCCTTGTATATATTGAAAAAGGGTGCGAAGGTGCCGAACTTGAAGAGGGTATTCTTGGCGATTTGGCACCCACCATTCTTGGATTGTGGGGCATTGAGCAGCCCGCTGAGATGACCGGAAAGAACCTGGTGAAAAAGAGAAAATAA
- the coaD gene encoding pantetheine-phosphate adenylyltransferase, translated as MAELNHRTAVYPGTFDPLTMGHVSLTRRGLQVFDTVILAVAESTPKKTLFSIGERVELAKEVFRDEPNVIVEPFDCLLIDYVESKGAGTIMRGLRAVSDFEYEFQMALMNRKLEREIETVFMMTDFKWMYLSSTIVKEVAHYGGDVCGLVPGPVVKALNIKYGFTYGCGGKKKKGK; from the coding sequence ATGGCGGAATTAAACCATCGCACGGCTGTTTACCCCGGAACTTTTGACCCTTTGACCATGGGCCATGTCAGTTTGACTCGGCGTGGTCTTCAGGTTTTTGATACCGTGATTCTTGCCGTGGCTGAAAGCACGCCGAAGAAGACGCTGTTTTCCATCGGGGAACGGGTTGAATTGGCAAAAGAAGTTTTTCGCGATGAGCCGAATGTTATTGTCGAGCCGTTTGATTGTTTGTTGATTGATTATGTGGAGAGCAAGGGAGCTGGAACCATTATGCGCGGCCTGCGTGCGGTTTCCGATTTCGAGTATGAATTTCAGATGGCACTCATGAATCGCAAATTGGAGCGTGAAATTGAGACAGTCTTTATGATGACTGATTTTAAATGGATGTATTTGAGTTCCACCATTGTGAAAGAAGTTGCCCATTACGGCGGTGATGTTTGCGGATTGGTCCCCGGTCCTGTGGTCAAGGCCTTGAATATTAAATATGGCTTCACATACGGGTGCGGCGGCAAAAAGAAGAAAGGGAAATGA
- a CDS encoding methyl-accepting chemotaxis protein: MARKHGENARCQGLLSAAETMELSLQSIRDQSNQLDNAISRASDGAIRQQHIVSSAVSATEQMNSAVAETAENAAAAASGAELVMERASSGASVVTRTRDAIGSVSKNSQALVESVAGLGAQAHGVGTIMGVISDIADQTNLLALNAAIEAARAGDAGRGFAVVADEVRKLAEKTMEATRNVGLAIEGIQEQVSETIEGVQGMAGLADDAAGLADESGAALEEIVTYSGVSAGQISAIAAAAHQQSISCEEVNRTIFEIHGISTETGQGMVDAADTVALLTERVEDLATMTGVFRLVGHGRVQAVIEDLSKATDVQSCERLRQEDAIRRTLHANEFLELMYVTDSRGMQVVSNMGGFVSNYSEDASAFGADWGSRPWFMEAMATSTFFVSDVYTSSASGESCITVSSPFFNIGGRVLGVIAVDVRVAV; the protein is encoded by the coding sequence ATGGCAAGGAAGCACGGGGAAAATGCTCGATGTCAGGGGCTTTTGTCAGCAGCCGAAACAATGGAATTGTCGTTACAGAGTATTCGGGATCAATCCAATCAGTTGGATAATGCAATTTCTAGAGCGAGTGACGGGGCCATCAGGCAGCAGCACATCGTATCAAGCGCTGTTTCGGCGACAGAGCAGATGAATAGTGCCGTGGCAGAAACGGCCGAGAATGCCGCAGCGGCGGCCTCTGGTGCGGAGTTGGTTATGGAACGAGCCTCATCAGGGGCTTCTGTTGTCACACGGACTCGTGATGCCATCGGGTCTGTTTCGAAGAATTCTCAGGCTTTGGTCGAGAGCGTGGCAGGTCTTGGCGCTCAGGCTCACGGTGTAGGGACTATTATGGGTGTTATTTCTGATATTGCTGATCAGACAAATCTGTTGGCGTTAAACGCAGCAATTGAAGCAGCTCGAGCAGGAGATGCCGGACGTGGCTTTGCAGTCGTGGCCGATGAAGTCCGTAAACTTGCGGAGAAGACCATGGAGGCTACCCGTAATGTCGGCTTGGCTATCGAAGGTATTCAGGAGCAGGTATCAGAGACTATTGAAGGCGTGCAGGGAATGGCTGGACTTGCTGATGATGCTGCCGGCTTGGCTGATGAATCTGGCGCTGCTTTGGAGGAAATTGTGACATATTCAGGAGTGAGTGCTGGACAGATCAGTGCCATTGCCGCAGCAGCGCATCAGCAGTCTATTTCTTGTGAAGAGGTCAATCGTACTATCTTTGAGATTCATGGAATTTCTACAGAGACTGGGCAGGGCATGGTTGATGCAGCTGATACCGTTGCCCTTTTGACTGAGCGAGTAGAGGATTTGGCGACTATGACGGGAGTTTTTCGTTTGGTTGGGCATGGCCGTGTACAGGCTGTCATTGAAGACTTGTCAAAGGCCACAGATGTGCAATCCTGTGAACGTTTACGGCAGGAAGATGCCATCCGGAGGACGTTACATGCAAATGAATTTCTTGAATTAATGTATGTTACTGATTCAAGAGGCATGCAGGTTGTTAGCAATATGGGTGGATTTGTTTCGAATTATTCAGAAGATGCTTCAGCATTCGGTGCGGATTGGGGATCTCGTCCATGGTTCATGGAAGCCATGGCGACCAGCACCTTTTTCGTCTCTGATGTGTATACTTCGTCGGCGTCAGGTGAGAGTTGCATCACTGTATCCAGTCCATTTTTTAATATAGGAGGGCGGGTACTTGGAGTTATCGCCGTAGACGTCCGTGTTGCTGTTTAG
- a CDS encoding TIGR00730 family Rossman fold protein, whose product MIHRSKQYLIDDLSIQESWRLFKIMSEIVDGFENLSEIGPAVSMFGSARVKPEEPLYEKTVELSKALSEAGYSIITGGGPGLMEAGNKGAFENGGESIGLHIHLPMEQHNNPYMNIKSEFRYFFIRKLMFIKYALAYVALPGGYGTLDELSEALVLIQTHRIKPFPIVLFGTEFWGGLVDWFKTQLVTNEFCHEDDLDLFIVTDDVEEVVNHIKKHVII is encoded by the coding sequence ATGATCCATCGCTCCAAACAATATCTCATTGATGACCTTTCAATCCAGGAATCCTGGCGGCTTTTCAAAATCATGTCAGAAATAGTGGACGGCTTTGAAAATCTGTCTGAAATCGGACCTGCCGTATCCATGTTCGGTTCGGCTCGCGTCAAGCCGGAAGAACCGCTTTACGAAAAGACCGTAGAACTTTCCAAGGCCTTGTCTGAAGCAGGCTACTCAATTATTACCGGCGGCGGTCCCGGTCTCATGGAAGCCGGAAACAAAGGCGCATTTGAAAACGGTGGCGAATCCATCGGCCTACATATCCATCTGCCCATGGAACAACACAACAACCCGTACATGAACATAAAAAGTGAATTTCGCTACTTCTTCATCCGTAAGCTCATGTTCATCAAATACGCTCTGGCCTACGTGGCCCTACCCGGCGGCTATGGCACTCTGGATGAACTTTCGGAAGCTCTGGTACTAATCCAGACCCACCGCATCAAGCCTTTTCCCATTGTCTTATTCGGCACAGAATTCTGGGGAGGTCTAGTGGATTGGTTCAAGACACAGCTTGTCACCAACGAATTCTGCCATGAAGACGACCTCGACCTGTTCATCGTGACTGATGACGTAGAAGAAGTGGTTAACCACATCAAAAAACACGTCATTATCTAA
- the miaA gene encoding tRNA (adenosine(37)-N6)-dimethylallyltransferase MiaA, with the protein MSKKPPIVCLLGPTGTGKTAAAIAIAKCMDASVINFDSRQVYRDFPLITAQPDVEEQAACPHLLYGFLGTEEKMTAARFVALAVEKIEEVRSQGRLPILVGGTGMYLRSLLSGIAPIPEIPAEIRQQVLDRVKAEGPQILHTELTKNDPDYAAKIHPNDTQRNARAAEVFLATGKNMTWWHTESEHAPAPYEALKIGMKIDLNELTPHLAKRIGGMLEQGAVDEATRAYAKCSDGKAPGWTGIGCSELLAFLRDEIPLSDVRNMWIKNTRAYAKRQITWFKKESDIHWFAPGANNDIANHVEQWLAEFN; encoded by the coding sequence ATGAGTAAAAAGCCTCCCATAGTTTGCCTTCTTGGTCCCACGGGAACCGGAAAGACCGCTGCAGCTATTGCTATTGCCAAGTGCATGGACGCCAGTGTTATCAATTTTGATTCTCGACAGGTGTATCGCGATTTTCCGCTTATAACGGCGCAACCCGATGTCGAGGAACAGGCTGCTTGCCCTCATTTGTTGTATGGATTTTTGGGGACTGAAGAGAAGATGACGGCTGCCCGATTTGTGGCGCTGGCTGTTGAGAAGATCGAAGAGGTACGTTCACAAGGCCGTTTGCCCATATTGGTGGGCGGGACCGGGATGTATCTTCGGTCTTTGCTTTCCGGGATTGCACCCATTCCTGAAATACCGGCTGAGATTCGGCAGCAGGTTCTTGATCGAGTCAAAGCCGAGGGCCCGCAGATTTTACACACAGAGTTGACAAAGAACGATCCTGACTATGCTGCCAAGATTCACCCCAATGATACGCAGCGTAACGCTCGTGCCGCAGAAGTTTTTCTGGCGACGGGGAAAAACATGACATGGTGGCACACTGAAAGTGAACATGCCCCGGCACCGTATGAAGCTCTTAAAATCGGCATGAAGATTGATTTGAATGAACTCACACCGCATTTGGCCAAGCGGATCGGTGGGATGTTGGAGCAGGGAGCGGTGGATGAAGCCACGCGGGCGTATGCGAAGTGTTCAGATGGCAAAGCGCCAGGATGGACCGGCATAGGATGTTCGGAACTGTTGGCTTTTCTGCGGGACGAAATCCCGCTGAGTGATGTTCGAAATATGTGGATCAAAAACACGCGGGCCTATGCTAAACGGCAGATTACATGGTTCAAAAAAGAATCCGATATTCATTGGTTTGCACCGGGAGCAAATAATGACATCGCCAACCATGTGGAGCAATGGCTGGCTGAATTCAATTGA
- the rsmD gene encoding 16S rRNA (guanine(966)-N(2))-methyltransferase RsmD, whose product MRIVGGKYKGRRLKTCEGPGYRPATMKVRESIFSMLMARGVGFSDVRVIDMFAGSGSLGMECLSRGVTTAWFIEKSSKAAGLIRKNLSDLGVEKKCVKVVSKDLFGVLSKKPDTPFDLVFIDPPYGKDLLVPALEKALKKGWIAPGALVLAEVETAISAPLEGPIAEMELLTDREYGQTRILLWRN is encoded by the coding sequence ATGCGAATAGTTGGTGGAAAATACAAAGGACGTAGGCTCAAAACCTGCGAGGGGCCGGGGTATAGACCGGCCACAATGAAAGTTCGTGAATCCATTTTTTCCATGCTGATGGCGCGGGGAGTGGGTTTTTCGGACGTGCGTGTCATCGACATGTTTGCCGGTTCAGGAAGCTTGGGAATGGAATGCCTGAGTCGTGGCGTGACAACTGCCTGGTTTATAGAGAAAAGTTCAAAGGCCGCAGGGTTGATACGAAAAAATTTGTCTGACCTTGGCGTGGAGAAAAAATGCGTCAAGGTGGTCAGCAAGGACCTTTTTGGTGTATTGTCCAAGAAACCTGATACGCCTTTTGATCTGGTTTTCATTGACCCGCCCTATGGAAAGGACTTATTGGTCCCGGCTTTGGAGAAGGCGTTGAAAAAAGGGTGGATTGCACCCGGCGCATTAGTCCTGGCCGAAGTGGAGACAGCTATTAGTGCTCCACTCGAAGGACCTATTGCGGAAATGGAATTGTTAACTGACCGTGAATACGGTCAAACCAGGATACTTTTATGGCGGAATTAA